The sequence AATAAAACATTCCTGTTTTAAAAATATAGTATCCAATATACATTTAATCCATTCTCCTAGTATAATGAAAAAGGGCGCCTTACCAGATCTGGCGCCCCTCTTACTCTTCTTGGTTCCTCTCACACTGATAATTAAATTTATTCTGGATGAATTGGCTCAAGCAATTGATATCACCACAGGTCGTTATTCTCTTTTAGTGCTTTTTTAATTCTACGGCGTCCTATCTTTTCTGAATAATGCTCTGTAAAAATTTTCAATTCACTATCAGACTCAGATTCTTTTTCACTATCAGACTCAGATTCTTTTTCACTATCAGACTCAGATTCTTTTTCACTATCAGACTCAGATTCTTTTTCACTATCAGACTCAGATTCTTTTTCACTATCAGACTCAGATTCTTCTGATGAATTAGCTATATTTCTCAGCGCATAAGTCATTTTCTCTTGTTCCTCGTGAGATAAATGTTCGGCACCATTGCTAATAGCAAGAACTTTATCAAGAATATCACCTTCTTGATCGTCTTCATTCTTGTCTAAAGCCTCACTATAAGGTGTTTCTACCTCTTCTAAAGTTTCCAACCCTGCTAAAGAAGTTGCGATTAATCCTGCTGCTTGTAAGCCACGAACAACTATTGATTGCTCTAAATTTGAATGATCGCTATGCAGATTTCGAGCTGCAGATAACCAATTAAAGGAGCCAATCACTATCATGTCGTCGTCTTTAATTAAAACTTTAGCATGAACCTTATTTAGAATTCTTAAATTAATATACGCTTTTCTTAAAAGTTCCCTCCCATCTTTTGCAATATACTTTAAATTATCAGTTTTTAGATAACGATCCAGTCTACAATCTGTATAAATTGTAACTTTAACCTTCTCTTCGTGTTTTCTTTTTACCAAATCTACAATTTTGTCCTCAGTAATTGCCCACTTTGATATATAAGGAGAAACTATAATTACTCTCTCTTGTGCTGCTTGTAAACTTGACTCTAGGATTTTTCTATGCTCATCCAATGTGGTTAGAACCTCTATTTCATTAGCAAATATAGTGCTCTGAAAATTTAGCGGAAAACATATTACAGCCCATAAAATAATTTTCTTTAAGCTTACTTGTATTTTATTTATCTCGACTATATGCATAAGAATTTATCCTCTCTAGATTATTATTCATTCAATTACCCAAATAATTTACTATGTGATCCAGTACGAATGAGAATGATTTCATGAGCTGTAATTGCATAAATTAGTAGCCAATCAGGCCGAATATGGCATTCCCTATATCCGTCCCATTCTCCAAAAAGAACGTGATCTCTATATTTTTTTGGCAGCTCCATACCTTCTTTAAGAAAATTTAATACAACTTCTAAATCATTTAAGTTATATCTTCCTGATTTCGCAAT is a genomic window of Candidatus Paracaedibacter acanthamoebae containing:
- a CDS encoding phospholipase D-like domain-containing protein; translation: MHIVEINKIQVSLKKIILWAVICFPLNFQSTIFANEIEVLTTLDEHRKILESSLQAAQERVIIVSPYISKWAITEDKIVDLVKRKHEEKVKVTIYTDCRLDRYLKTDNLKYIAKDGRELLRKAYINLRILNKVHAKVLIKDDDMIVIGSFNWLSAARNLHSDHSNLEQSIVVRGLQAAGLIATSLAGLETLEEVETPYSEALDKNEDDQEGDILDKVLAISNGAEHLSHEEQEKMTYALRNIANSSEESESDSEKESESDSEKESESDSEKESESDSEKESESDSEKESESDSELKIFTEHYSEKIGRRRIKKALKENNDLW
- a CDS encoding type II toxin-antitoxin system YafQ family toxin, which codes for MKHKKIILTNNFEKDIRKIAKSGRYNLNDLEVVLNFLKEGMELPKKYRDHVLFGEWDGYRECHIRPDWLLIYAITAHEIILIRTGSHSKLFG